A segment of the Alistipes communis genome:
ACCGCCAGCGGCCCGCTCACCGTGCGCACGTAGGCTTTCAGCGCCTCGCGCAGCTTGTAGGGAAGCGTCGAACTGACGAACTCCGAGAGAATCTCCTCGTCGGTCATCTCGGTGGTGAGCACGTATTCCAGCCCGTTGTTGCGGATGAAGGCGTCGAAATAGTCGGTCGCCACCACCACCGTGCGGGGAATCGTCACGCGGACGTTCTCGTATTTGGCGTACTGGCTGTATTTCACCAGCATGCTGTTCATGAAGGCCAGCCCGCGCGCCTTGCCGCCGAGTGACCCCTCGCCGATACGCGCGAAAGCGATGGCGTCGGAGTAGGTCGCGGGATCGAATTTGGCCACCACGCCCTGCCCCAGCAGCGTGCGGTAGTCGCGGATGAGCGTCACGAGCGCCGCGCGATGCTCTTCGGTCGTCCGGAAATGGCTCTTGTTGAGCTGGCGGATCGACGCGGCCAGCGGAAACAGTCCGCGCGAGTAGAGCCATTTCGAAAGGTTGTTCTGCGAGGTGTTGTACTCGAAGACGTCGTCGGGAACCGACGCGACGAGCCGCTGCATCTCGTGGAGATCCTTCGCCCGGCCGATCACACGCCCCGTCGAGAGGTCTTTGAAGAGAAAATCGCCGAAGGCGAACCGAGCGGCGATGAAGTCCGACAACTCCTGCAACAGCGTCTTCGAATTCTTGGCGATGAACCCTGCACCCAACTCGCGCGCCTGCGCGGCGAAGGCCGTCTGCGACGATTGCAGCAGCACCGGCATCAACGGGTTGTCGGCCCTCACCAGCCGGCACAGGTCGATGCCCGCGTCGAGCTTCTCGGTCGAAGGGGAGTCGCCCTTGTGCAGCACGAACCCCACGTCCGAGATGACGCCCAGCAGGTTCTTCTTATATCGCTCGTAGAGCGCCACGGCATCGGCGTAATTGGTCGCCAGCAGGATCTTGGGACGGGCGCGCTTGCGCAGGATCTGCTGCTGTTCGTTGAAGGCGTCTTTCAGGAACTCGGTGTTCTGTTGCAGGATCAGCTTGTAGAGCGCCGGCAGATAGGTCGAATAGAAACGCACCGAATCCTCGACGAGCAGGATGGCCTGCACGCCCCCTGTGAGGATGTCCTCCTCGGCGTTCATCGCATCCTCGATGAGTTTGATGATGCCGATCACCAGATCGGTATTGCCGCTCCACGAGAAGATGTAGTCGATGCCCGAAGCGTCGCGCTCGTCGATACGGCGGTAGATGTCCTTCGAGAAACTGGTCAGCAACACGACAGGGATATGCCGGTGGCGCTCCTTGACGATCTTGGCGAAGTCGAACACGTCGGGTTCGCCCACGTTGTACATCGTGAGGATGAAGTCGAACCGATCGTCCTCGCGGAGCAGGTCGAGCGCCTCGGCCGTCGAGCTGACGCGCAGCAGCGCCGGCGGGTTGGACATGTTCAGGTCGATGTACTCCTGGTTGATCTGCTGCTCGATATGGCCGTCCTCTTCCAGAATGTACCCGTCGTAGCTGCAACATACCAGCAGAATCTTGCGGATGCGGTGCTTCATGAACTCGTAGCCCGATGTCCGTT
Coding sequences within it:
- a CDS encoding PEP/pyruvate-binding domain-containing protein, which codes for MKYNAETGPTDGERTSGYEFMKHRIRKILLVCCSYDGYILEEDGHIEQQINQEYIDLNMSNPPALLRVSSTAEALDLLREDDRFDFILTMYNVGEPDVFDFAKIVKERHRHIPVVLLTSFSKDIYRRIDERDASGIDYIFSWSGNTDLVIGIIKLIEDAMNAEEDILTGGVQAILLVEDSVRFYSTYLPALYKLILQQNTEFLKDAFNEQQQILRKRARPKILLATNYADAVALYERYKKNLLGVISDVGFVLHKGDSPSTEKLDAGIDLCRLVRADNPLMPVLLQSSQTAFAAQARELGAGFIAKNSKTLLQELSDFIAARFAFGDFLFKDLSTGRVIGRAKDLHEMQRLVASVPDDVFEYNTSQNNLSKWLYSRGLFPLAASIRQLNKSHFRTTEEHRAALVTLIRDYRTLLGQGVVAKFDPATYSDAIAFARIGEGSLGGKARGLAFMNSMLVKYSQYAKYENVRVTIPRTVVVATDYFDAFIRNNGLEYVLTTEMTDEEILSEFVSSTLPYKLREALKAYVRTVSGPLAVRSSSKLEDSHYQPFAGIYSTYMIPYTEGNEDRQLRLLQKAIKSVYASTYFAASKAYVQSSQNLIAEEKMAVVIQEVCGTEQDGLFFPTLSGVARSINYYPIGDETPEEGVCNIALGLGKLVVDGGRTLRFSPRYPQKVLQTSTPELALRDTQNEVLALDLRPEAFRTSTDDAVNIRRLTLREVAPMRQTRFVASVWDRENDRISDSPMDEGRKVITFNAILKYNTFPLADIVRDILRLGVEEMRCPVEVEFAVNMDVPYGQQRIFNLLQIRPIIDNNDNRALDWRRVPTDDALIYARNALGVGNMSDIRDIVYVKPERFDSLSTQAIAGELDALNARMREAGRGYILVGPGRWGSSDPFLGIPVKWQQITEARVIVECGLERFRVEPSQGTHFFQNVTSLGVGYLTINPFMGDGRFDAERLGAMPAAEEGEYLRRVSFPAPLWVYIDGRSNKGIVRTEPPAGEE